A part of Streptomyces sp. NBC_00557 genomic DNA contains:
- the rpsN gene encoding 30S ribosomal protein S14, whose product MAKKSKIAKNDQRRPVVARYAARRAALKAIIAFPGSSDEDRAAAQRELRRQPRDASATRLRNRDSVDGRPRGYLRAFGLSRIRVREMAHAGELPGVTKSSW is encoded by the coding sequence ATGGCGAAGAAGAGCAAGATCGCGAAGAACGACCAGCGGCGCCCCGTCGTGGCCCGATACGCCGCGCGCCGCGCCGCGTTGAAGGCGATCATCGCGTTCCCCGGAAGCTCCGACGAGGACCGCGCCGCCGCCCAGCGGGAACTACGCCGGCAGCCCCGCGACGCCAGCGCCACCCGCCTGCGCAACCGCGACTCGGTGGACGGCCGCCCGCGCGGCTACCTGCGCGCCTTCGGCCTGTCCCGTATCCGCGTACGCGAGATGGCCCACGCGGGCGAGCTCCCTGGCGTGACCAAAAGCAGTTGGTGA
- a CDS encoding GNAT family N-acetyltransferase has product MSSRTFPISQAITIRRAVARDAKRLTRLVRGSGAYEGKYAAAVAGYRVGPDYIEAHRAFVAVGADAHGGRVLGFYSLVLAPPELDLLFVADEVQGRGIGRLLVAHMRSEARAAGLDRVKVVSHRPAEDFYHRAGAVRIGTALANPPAVPWDRPEFEFHVSSD; this is encoded by the coding sequence ATGAGTTCACGTACTTTCCCGATCAGCCAGGCGATCACGATACGGAGGGCCGTTGCGCGGGATGCCAAACGGCTCACGCGGCTCGTGCGTGGCTCAGGCGCCTACGAGGGTAAGTACGCAGCCGCCGTCGCGGGCTACCGGGTCGGTCCTGATTACATCGAGGCCCACCGCGCCTTTGTGGCCGTCGGTGCCGACGCGCATGGAGGCCGGGTCCTCGGGTTCTACTCGCTCGTCCTTGCTCCACCGGAACTCGACCTGCTGTTCGTCGCCGACGAAGTGCAAGGACGGGGTATTGGACGGCTGCTCGTCGCGCACATGCGGTCCGAGGCCCGTGCCGCTGGGCTCGACCGTGTCAAGGTCGTGTCGCATCGTCCCGCCGAGGACTTCTACCACCGCGCCGGTGCGGTGCGGATCGGGACCGCGCTCGCGAACCCGCCCGCCGTGCCGTGGGACCGTCCCGAATTCGAGTTTCACGTTTCTTCGGATTGA
- a CDS encoding GTP-binding protein: protein MSGHEARLPVAIVAGLHADARRAAVEVILRTVPGSVALHHDLTSAADSSVRRTVRDAGGLLGSGDAPLVNDCACCALREDLVPELLRLAAEGTYRLAVVELWDSVEPQAMAAVIAAAGAPPALTGVATAVDPALVLPYLSNGDDLADVGLAAAPTDQRTVADTFARQLEYPTVIALGHDDSCGEVADDTDHALLAQLTPGARSVRVGSDGALGAALLAGFDVAAAAARVHPACALLPQSCDEHGVSTFVWRRERPFHPQRLYAALEDLTCAAARSRGRFWLADRPDTLLSWDAAGGALCVESAGPWLAALPDAAWEMVPAERRLAASVDWHPEHGDRCQHLTFTSPGLDRDGLSALLDSCLLTDDEYAAGRDRWKQLPDAFDDLLDPVT, encoded by the coding sequence GTGAGCGGGCACGAGGCGCGGCTGCCGGTGGCGATCGTCGCCGGGTTGCACGCGGACGCCCGCCGGGCCGCCGTCGAGGTGATCCTGCGTACGGTCCCCGGCTCGGTCGCGCTGCACCACGACCTGACGTCCGCCGCCGACAGCTCGGTGCGCCGAACGGTGCGCGACGCCGGCGGTTTGCTGGGCAGTGGCGACGCGCCCCTGGTGAACGACTGCGCGTGCTGCGCACTGCGCGAGGATCTCGTCCCCGAACTGCTGCGGCTCGCAGCGGAGGGAACGTACCGGCTGGCCGTCGTGGAACTGTGGGACTCCGTCGAGCCCCAGGCCATGGCCGCAGTCATCGCCGCCGCGGGCGCACCGCCGGCCCTGACCGGGGTCGCGACCGCGGTCGATCCGGCACTCGTGCTGCCGTACCTGTCCAACGGCGACGACCTGGCCGACGTCGGCCTCGCCGCCGCGCCGACCGACCAGCGCACGGTCGCCGACACCTTCGCCCGGCAGCTGGAGTACCCCACGGTGATCGCCCTCGGCCACGACGATTCCTGCGGCGAGGTCGCCGACGACACCGACCACGCGCTGCTCGCTCAGCTCACACCAGGCGCACGAAGCGTACGAGTGGGGAGTGACGGTGCCCTGGGGGCAGCGCTGTTGGCGGGCTTCGACGTGGCAGCGGCCGCCGCCCGTGTGCATCCCGCGTGCGCGCTGCTGCCGCAGTCGTGCGACGAGCACGGTGTGAGCACCTTCGTCTGGCGGCGCGAACGGCCCTTCCATCCGCAGCGCCTGTACGCGGCGCTTGAGGACCTCACCTGTGCCGCCGCGCGCAGTCGTGGACGGTTCTGGCTGGCGGACCGCCCCGACACACTGCTGTCCTGGGACGCCGCCGGCGGCGCGCTGTGCGTGGAGTCGGCCGGCCCCTGGCTGGCAGCTCTGCCCGACGCCGCCTGGGAGATGGTGCCCGCCGAGCGCCGCCTCGCCGCTTCCGTGGACTGGCACCCGGAACACGGCGACCGCTGCCAGCACCTCACCTTCACCTCGCCCGGCCTGGACCGCGACGGCCTGTCGGCCCTGCTCGACTCCTGCCTGCTCACCGACGACGAGTACGCGGCCGGCAGGGACCGCTGGAAGCAACTCCCGGACGCATTCGACGACTTGCTCGACCCCGTGACCTGA
- the rpmB gene encoding 50S ribosomal protein L28, translating to MSAHCQLTGRQPGFGHHISHSHRRSKRRFDPNVQSKRYWLPSEGRHVRLTLSAKGIKTVDTIGIEAAVARIRARGGKV from the coding sequence ATGTCCGCCCACTGCCAACTCACCGGCCGACAGCCCGGCTTCGGCCATCACATCTCCCACTCGCACCGGCGGAGCAAGCGCCGTTTCGATCCCAACGTCCAGAGCAAGCGCTACTGGCTGCCGAGCGAAGGCCGCCACGTCCGGCTCACGCTCTCGGCCAAGGGCATCAAGACGGTCGACACGATCGGCATCGAGGCCGCCGTGGCCCGCATCCGCGCCCGTGGAGGGAAGGTCTGA
- the rpmG gene encoding 50S ribosomal protein L33 has product MARNELRPIIKLRSTAGTGYTYVTRKNRRNNPDRLTLRKYDPVAGRHVDFREER; this is encoded by the coding sequence ATGGCCCGTAACGAACTGCGCCCGATCATCAAGCTGAGGTCCACCGCCGGTACCGGCTACACCTACGTGACCCGCAAGAACCGCCGTAACAACCCCGACCGGCTCACCCTGCGCAAGTACGACCCGGTCGCCGGCCGCCACGTCGACTTCCGTGAGGAGCGCTGA
- a CDS encoding DoxX family protein — MILSASLTCLIALVFALLGVAKILALGPMPELAAHAGFTTAAYRVIGGLELAGAIGVALGPVVPLCGGLAGIGLLMLLAGAVTTHVRKGDGVPKLVPAVACAALVAWYLVLLADL; from the coding sequence GTGATCCTCTCCGCCTCGCTGACCTGTCTCATCGCGTTGGTCTTCGCCCTGCTGGGCGTGGCCAAGATCCTGGCCCTGGGCCCGATGCCCGAGCTGGCCGCCCACGCCGGCTTCACAACCGCTGCCTACCGGGTCATCGGCGGCCTGGAGCTGGCGGGCGCCATCGGCGTGGCCCTCGGCCCGGTCGTACCGCTGTGCGGCGGCCTGGCCGGTATCGGGCTGCTGATGCTGCTCGCCGGTGCCGTGACCACGCACGTACGCAAGGGCGACGGGGTGCCCAAGCTCGTCCCCGCGGTGGCGTGCGCGGCCCTGGTCGCCTGGTATCTCGTACTCCTCGCCGACCTGTGA
- the rpsR gene encoding 30S ribosomal protein S18: MTRRTSIRRQTVKRQRTNPLDAAGITYIDYKDTDLLRKFISDRGKIRSRRVTHVTRQQQRQIAQAIKNAREMALLPYGSR, translated from the coding sequence ATGACCCGACGCACAAGCATCCGGCGCCAGACTGTCAAGCGTCAGCGCACCAACCCGCTGGACGCCGCCGGTATCACCTACATCGACTACAAGGACACCGACTTGCTGCGGAAGTTCATCTCCGACCGCGGAAAGATCCGCAGCCGTCGGGTGACCCACGTGACGCGTCAGCAGCAGCGGCAGATAGCACAGGCCATCAAGAACGCACGCGAGATGGCGCTCCTGCCCTACGGCTCCCGATAG
- a CDS encoding type B 50S ribosomal protein L31, producing MKPGIHPEYRPVVFRDRAADYAFLTRSTATSDKTIEWEDGNTYPVIDVEISSASHPFYTGTQRVLDTAGRVERFERRYGRGRSER from the coding sequence GTGAAGCCCGGAATCCACCCCGAGTACCGCCCGGTCGTCTTCCGTGACCGGGCCGCCGACTACGCCTTCCTCACCCGGTCCACGGCCACGAGCGACAAGACCATCGAATGGGAGGACGGCAACACGTACCCGGTCATCGACGTCGAGATCTCCTCGGCGAGTCACCCCTTCTACACCGGCACCCAGCGGGTCCTGGACACCGCGGGGCGGGTCGAGCGCTTCGAGCGGCGCTACGGACGCGGACGGAGCGAGCGGTGA